One window of the Macaca thibetana thibetana isolate TM-01 chromosome 13, ASM2454274v1, whole genome shotgun sequence genome contains the following:
- the ATP6V1B1 gene encoding V-type proton ATPase subunit B, kidney isoform isoform X1 — MAMEIDSRPGGLPSSGCNLGAAREHMQAVTRNYITHPRVTYRTVCSVNGPLVVLDRVKFAQYAEIVHFTLPDGTQRSGQVLEVAGTKAIVQVFEGTSGIDARKTTCEFTGDILRTPVSEDMLGRVFNGSGKPIDKGPVVMAEDFLDINGQPINPHSRIYPEEMIQTGISPIDVMNSIARGQKIPIFSAAGLPHNEIAAQICRQAGLVKKSKAVLDYHDDNFAIVFAAMGVNMETARFFKSDFEQNGTMGNVCLFLNLANDPTIERIITPRLALTTAEFLAYQCEKHVLVILTDMSSYAEALREVSAAREEVPGRRGFPGYMYTDLATIYERAGRVDGRGGSITQIPILTMPNDDITHPIPDLTGFITEGQIYVDRQLHNRQIYPPINVLPSLSRLMKSAIGEGMTRKDHGDVSNQLYACYAIGKDVQAMKAVVGEEALTSEDLLYLEFLQKFEKNFINQGPYENRSVFESLDLGWKLLRIFPKEMLKRIPQAVIDEFYSREGALQDLAPDTAL, encoded by the exons ATGGCCATGGAGATAGACAGCAGGCCTGGGGGGCTCCCCAGCAGTGGCTGCAACCTAGGCGCAGCCCGAGAGCACATGCAGGCGGTCACCCGAAACTACATCACCCACCCCCGTGTCA cctacAGGACTGTGTGCAGCGTGAACGGGCCTCTGGTGGTGCTGGACCGGGTCAAG TTTGCCCAGTATGCGGAGATCGTCCACTTCACCCTCCCAGATGGGACTCAGAGGAGCGGGCAGGTGCTTGAGGTGGCTGGCACCAAGGCGATTGTTCAG GTGTTTGAAGGGACATCAGGGATCGATGCCAGGAAGACCACTTGCGAATTTACAGGGGACATCCTACGGACTCCGGTGTCAGAGGACATGCTGG GTCGGGTGTTCAATGGCTCCGGCAAGCCCATTGACAAGGGGCCAGTGGTCATGGCGGAGGACTTTCTGGATATCAACG GCCAGCCCATCAACCCGCACTCCCGCATCTACCCGGAAGAGATGATTCAGACGGGCATTTCTCCCATTGACGTCATGAACAGCATTGCCCGTGGCCAGAAGATCCCCATCTTCTCAGCAGCCGGGCTCCCCCACAATGAG ATTGCCGCTCAGATCTGCCGCCAGGCGGGGCTGGTGAAGAAGTCCAAGGCTGTGCTGGATTACCACGACGACAACTTCGCCATCGTCTTTGCAGCCATGGGG GTGAACATGGAGACAGCCAGATTCTTCAAGTCTGACTTTGAGCAGAATGGAACCATGGGGAACGTCTGCCTCTTCCTGAACTTGGCCAACGACCCCAC GATCGAGCGGATCATCACCCCACGCCTGGCGCTGACCACTGCTGAATTCCTTGCCTACCAGTGTGAGAAGCATGTGCTGGTCATACTGACGGACATGAGTTCTTACGCAGAGGCCTTGCGGGAG GTCTCTGCTGCTAGAGAGGAGGTGCCTGGGCGCCGAGGCTTTCCTGGATATATGTACACAGACCTGGCCACCATCTACGAGCGGGCAGGCCGCGTGGACGGTCGGGGCGGATCCATCACGCAGATCCCCATCCTCACCATGCCCAATGACG ATATCACCCACCCCATCCCAGACTTGACGGGCTTCATCACCGAGGGACAGATCTACGTGGACAGACAGCTTCACAACAGACAG atCTACCCCCCCATCAACGTGCTCCCTTCCCTGTCGCGGCTGATGAAGTCAGCCATTGGGGAGGGCATGACAAGAAAGGACCATGGAGATGTCTCCAACCAGCTG TACGCCTGCTATGCCATCGGGAAGGACGTGCAGGCCATGAAGGCAGTGGTTGGGGAGGAGGCGCTCACCTCTGAGGACCTGCTCTACCTGGAATTCCTGCAGAAGTTTGAGAAGAACTTCATCAACCAGG GCCCCTACGAGAACCGCTCGGTGTTCGAGTCGCTAGACCTGGGCTGGAAGCTGCTGCGCATCTTCCCCAAGGAGATGCTGAAGCGCATTCCGCAGGCCGTGATCGACGAGTTCTACTCCCGCGAGGGGGCGCTGCAGGACCTCGCGCCCGACACTGCGCTCTAA
- the LOC126934079 gene encoding elongin-C-like, which translates to MDKQNMVYSYSRILFSIKKEETALEPMGAGSQLKGRPWNGAMVVHVDPAMVAAGLVKNFSRSLGSKGGFHKKKMDGGEKTHGGCEGPDAMYVKSISSDGHECTVKREHTSAPGTIKSMLSGPDQFAENKTNEVNFREIRSHVLLKVCLYFANKFHYTTSSAKIPEFPIAPVIVLELLLAATFLDC; encoded by the coding sequence atggataaacaaaatatggtgtattcatacagtagaatattattcagcattaaaaaggaagagaCTGCCCTGGAACCCATGGGGGCAGGCAGCCAGCTCAAGGGGCGGCCCTGGAATGGGGCTATGGTGGTACATGTGGACCCAGCTATGGTGGCTGCGGGGCTAGTGAAAAACTTCTCAAGATCCTTGGGAAGCAAAGGAggatttcataagaaaaaaatggatggagGGGAGAAAACCCATGGTGGCTGCGAAGGCCCTGATGCCATGTATGTCAAATCGATATCATCTGATGGTCATGAATGTACTGTAAAAAGAGAACATACATCAGCACCAGGCACTATAAAATCTATGTTGAGTGGCCCAGATCAGTTTGCTGAGAACAAAACCAATGAGGTCAATTTTAGAGAGATCCGTTCACATGTGCTATTAAAAGTATGTTTGTATTTTGCGAACAAGTTTCACTACACTACCAGCTCCGCCAAGATTCCCGAATTCCCGATAGCACCCGTAATTGTGTTAGAACTGCTGCTGGCTGCCACCTTCCtagactgttaa
- the ATP6V1B1 gene encoding V-type proton ATPase subunit B, kidney isoform isoform X3, whose translation MAMEIDSRPGGLPSSGCNLGAAREHMQAVTRNYITHPRVTYRTVCSVNGPLVVLDRVKFAQYAEIVHFTLPDGTQRSGQVLEVAGTKAIVQVFEGTSGIDARKTTCEFTGDILRTPVSEDMLGRVFNGSGKPIDKGPVVMAEDFLDINGQPINPHSRIYPEEMIQTGISPIDVMNSIARGQKIPIFSAAGLPHNEIAAQICRQAGLVKKSKAVLDYHDDNFAIVFAAMGVNMETARFFKSDFEQNGTMGNVCLFLNLANDPTIERIITPRLALTTAEFLAYQCEKHVLVILTDMSSYAEALREVSAAREEVPGRRGFPGYMYTDLATIYERAGRVDGRGGSITQIPILTMPNDDITHPIPDLTGFITEGQIYVDRQLHNRQLFALVERKQRLTHICPVYLPPHQRAPFPVAADEVSHWGGHDKKGPWRCLQPAVRLLCHREGRAGHEGSGWGGGAHL comes from the exons ATGGCCATGGAGATAGACAGCAGGCCTGGGGGGCTCCCCAGCAGTGGCTGCAACCTAGGCGCAGCCCGAGAGCACATGCAGGCGGTCACCCGAAACTACATCACCCACCCCCGTGTCA cctacAGGACTGTGTGCAGCGTGAACGGGCCTCTGGTGGTGCTGGACCGGGTCAAG TTTGCCCAGTATGCGGAGATCGTCCACTTCACCCTCCCAGATGGGACTCAGAGGAGCGGGCAGGTGCTTGAGGTGGCTGGCACCAAGGCGATTGTTCAG GTGTTTGAAGGGACATCAGGGATCGATGCCAGGAAGACCACTTGCGAATTTACAGGGGACATCCTACGGACTCCGGTGTCAGAGGACATGCTGG GTCGGGTGTTCAATGGCTCCGGCAAGCCCATTGACAAGGGGCCAGTGGTCATGGCGGAGGACTTTCTGGATATCAACG GCCAGCCCATCAACCCGCACTCCCGCATCTACCCGGAAGAGATGATTCAGACGGGCATTTCTCCCATTGACGTCATGAACAGCATTGCCCGTGGCCAGAAGATCCCCATCTTCTCAGCAGCCGGGCTCCCCCACAATGAG ATTGCCGCTCAGATCTGCCGCCAGGCGGGGCTGGTGAAGAAGTCCAAGGCTGTGCTGGATTACCACGACGACAACTTCGCCATCGTCTTTGCAGCCATGGGG GTGAACATGGAGACAGCCAGATTCTTCAAGTCTGACTTTGAGCAGAATGGAACCATGGGGAACGTCTGCCTCTTCCTGAACTTGGCCAACGACCCCAC GATCGAGCGGATCATCACCCCACGCCTGGCGCTGACCACTGCTGAATTCCTTGCCTACCAGTGTGAGAAGCATGTGCTGGTCATACTGACGGACATGAGTTCTTACGCAGAGGCCTTGCGGGAG GTCTCTGCTGCTAGAGAGGAGGTGCCTGGGCGCCGAGGCTTTCCTGGATATATGTACACAGACCTGGCCACCATCTACGAGCGGGCAGGCCGCGTGGACGGTCGGGGCGGATCCATCACGCAGATCCCCATCCTCACCATGCCCAATGACG ATATCACCCACCCCATCCCAGACTTGACGGGCTTCATCACCGAGGGACAGATCTACGTGGACAGACAGCTTCACAACAGACAG ttATTTGCTTTGGTGGAGAGAAAACAACGGCTGACACACATCTGTCCTGTGT atCTACCCCCCCATCAACGTGCTCCCTTCCCTGTCGCGGCTGATGAAGTCAGCCATTGGGGAGGGCATGACAAGAAAGGACCATGGAGATGTCTCCAACCAGCTG TACGCCTGCTATGCCATCGGGAAGGACGTGCAGGCCATGAAGGCAGTGGTTGGGGAGGAGGCGCTCACCTCTGA
- the ATP6V1B1 gene encoding V-type proton ATPase subunit B, kidney isoform isoform X2 yields MSHHTQPKSSFAQYAEIVHFTLPDGTQRSGQVLEVAGTKAIVQVFEGTSGIDARKTTCEFTGDILRTPVSEDMLGRVFNGSGKPIDKGPVVMAEDFLDINGQPINPHSRIYPEEMIQTGISPIDVMNSIARGQKIPIFSAAGLPHNEIAAQICRQAGLVKKSKAVLDYHDDNFAIVFAAMGVNMETARFFKSDFEQNGTMGNVCLFLNLANDPTIERIITPRLALTTAEFLAYQCEKHVLVILTDMSSYAEALREVSAAREEVPGRRGFPGYMYTDLATIYERAGRVDGRGGSITQIPILTMPNDDITHPIPDLTGFITEGQIYVDRQLHNRQIYPPINVLPSLSRLMKSAIGEGMTRKDHGDVSNQLYACYAIGKDVQAMKAVVGEEALTSEDLLYLEFLQKFEKNFINQGPYENRSVFESLDLGWKLLRIFPKEMLKRIPQAVIDEFYSREGALQDLAPDTAL; encoded by the exons atgagccaccacacccagcctaagagttct TTTGCCCAGTATGCGGAGATCGTCCACTTCACCCTCCCAGATGGGACTCAGAGGAGCGGGCAGGTGCTTGAGGTGGCTGGCACCAAGGCGATTGTTCAG GTGTTTGAAGGGACATCAGGGATCGATGCCAGGAAGACCACTTGCGAATTTACAGGGGACATCCTACGGACTCCGGTGTCAGAGGACATGCTGG GTCGGGTGTTCAATGGCTCCGGCAAGCCCATTGACAAGGGGCCAGTGGTCATGGCGGAGGACTTTCTGGATATCAACG GCCAGCCCATCAACCCGCACTCCCGCATCTACCCGGAAGAGATGATTCAGACGGGCATTTCTCCCATTGACGTCATGAACAGCATTGCCCGTGGCCAGAAGATCCCCATCTTCTCAGCAGCCGGGCTCCCCCACAATGAG ATTGCCGCTCAGATCTGCCGCCAGGCGGGGCTGGTGAAGAAGTCCAAGGCTGTGCTGGATTACCACGACGACAACTTCGCCATCGTCTTTGCAGCCATGGGG GTGAACATGGAGACAGCCAGATTCTTCAAGTCTGACTTTGAGCAGAATGGAACCATGGGGAACGTCTGCCTCTTCCTGAACTTGGCCAACGACCCCAC GATCGAGCGGATCATCACCCCACGCCTGGCGCTGACCACTGCTGAATTCCTTGCCTACCAGTGTGAGAAGCATGTGCTGGTCATACTGACGGACATGAGTTCTTACGCAGAGGCCTTGCGGGAG GTCTCTGCTGCTAGAGAGGAGGTGCCTGGGCGCCGAGGCTTTCCTGGATATATGTACACAGACCTGGCCACCATCTACGAGCGGGCAGGCCGCGTGGACGGTCGGGGCGGATCCATCACGCAGATCCCCATCCTCACCATGCCCAATGACG ATATCACCCACCCCATCCCAGACTTGACGGGCTTCATCACCGAGGGACAGATCTACGTGGACAGACAGCTTCACAACAGACAG atCTACCCCCCCATCAACGTGCTCCCTTCCCTGTCGCGGCTGATGAAGTCAGCCATTGGGGAGGGCATGACAAGAAAGGACCATGGAGATGTCTCCAACCAGCTG TACGCCTGCTATGCCATCGGGAAGGACGTGCAGGCCATGAAGGCAGTGGTTGGGGAGGAGGCGCTCACCTCTGAGGACCTGCTCTACCTGGAATTCCTGCAGAAGTTTGAGAAGAACTTCATCAACCAGG GCCCCTACGAGAACCGCTCGGTGTTCGAGTCGCTAGACCTGGGCTGGAAGCTGCTGCGCATCTTCCCCAAGGAGATGCTGAAGCGCATTCCGCAGGCCGTGATCGACGAGTTCTACTCCCGCGAGGGGGCGCTGCAGGACCTCGCGCCCGACACTGCGCTCTAA